GCATCGAGACATGCAGATGGCCCGACTGCCCCGGGAGATCGGGAGAAAGCTTCGACATGAAGCCGGCCGTCAGCCCGTTACGGGAGAAATAGGCCTTGGCGAAATTCTTGAAGAGCACCGCGTCATCGGGCGACTTGATGCCCTTGGCGTAAGTCAGCGGCACTTCGAAACAGCCCGGTCCAAGCTCGGTGTGGATGGCGTCGAGCTTGATCTCCATCGCATTCATCGCCTGCGCCAGCCCATCCAGCAGTTCGCCATGGAGAGCGGAGGTCTGCAGCGAATAGGTGCGGTTGCCCTGCGCGAAATTGGTGAGGTCGCGATACTTCTTGGCCTTCAGTGTCTCGGGCGTCTCGGAAAACAGGAAGAACTCGTATTCGAAGGCGGAAGCCACCGAAAAGCCCATGCTGTCGGCCTCGTCCAGAAGACGAAGGCAGAGGTTGCGCGGGGAGCGTTCACCGAACTCTCCGGAAAAATCCGCGATGCAGAGCGCGGATGCCGGGGAGAAAGGGTAGACACGCAGCGTGTCGGTGAAGATCTCGGCCGGGCGGTCGATGAAGGCGCTTTCCGCATAGGTCTTCTCGGCAATATCCCAGAAGTAGAGCACTTCACAGAAAGGATAGCCGGACTTGGCGAGCTTGACCGCCTTGTCGGCCTGGACCAGCTTGTCGCGGAATTCACCTT
The window above is part of the Rhizobium sp. ACO-34A genome. Proteins encoded here:
- a CDS encoding glutamine synthetase — translated: MGAKSVHVGMIDPEGEFRDKLVQADKAVKLAKSGYPFCEVLYFWDIAEKTYAESAFIDRPAEIFTDTLRVYPFSPASALCIADFSGEFGERSPRNLCLRLLDEADSMGFSVASAFEYEFFLFSETPETLKAKKYRDLTNFAQGNRTYSLQTSALHGELLDGLAQAMNAMEIKLDAIHTELGPGCFEVPLTYAKGIKSPDDAVLFKNFAKAYFSRNGLTAGFMSKLSPDLPGQSGHLHVSMRDRNGNPAFSDADSPDGLSRTGRHFVGGLLKLMPEMLAMCSHTVNAYKRLVPGAWAPTAANWGVQNRTSAVRIINDSPEATRVEFRVPSADANPYLALSMCLGAGLYGIRNEIEPPAASDENFYLSTPEPHAVFPSDLGQAADRLDRSVIAREIFGDAFVDSFVTGRRFEYREYQKQVSEWEIRRYLGIV